The following are encoded together in the Pseudoalteromonas piscicida genome:
- a CDS encoding serine hydrolase: MTSIKPKIVKKVLGLVCTFSIMSASAQIIPSPPQINAKGYFLVDFTTGKVIAEGEADTKLAPASLTKMMTSYVIGTEIAAGNISPSDQVTISEKAWAKNFPGSSVMFIEVGKQVSVDDLNHGIIIQSGNDACVAMAEHIAGSESAFADLMNAHAEKLGMTNTHFINSHGLDTDEHYTTPRDMATLGAALIRDVPDEYALYKKKSFSYNGIKQYNRNSLLWDASLEVDGIKTGHTSDAGYSLVTSAVKDDMRLVAVVMGTESERARKVESKKLLNYGFRFFETITPYQAGDAFADQRVWMGNKETVSLGIMEDTPITIPRGQSKNLKANFELDKTLEAPLAKGTKVGTLFLQLEGEDVAQYPLVTLEEIQEGGFFSKIYDYLRLQISQ; this comes from the coding sequence ATGACTTCTATCAAACCAAAAATCGTTAAAAAAGTCCTTGGACTGGTGTGCACTTTCTCTATTATGAGTGCCAGTGCACAAATTATTCCTTCGCCGCCGCAGATCAATGCGAAAGGCTATTTCCTTGTAGATTTCACAACTGGAAAGGTGATTGCAGAGGGCGAAGCTGATACTAAGCTAGCGCCAGCAAGTTTAACCAAAATGATGACCAGTTATGTTATTGGTACCGAAATCGCGGCAGGTAACATTAGTCCATCTGATCAGGTCACCATTAGTGAAAAAGCGTGGGCTAAGAATTTTCCTGGTTCATCGGTAATGTTTATTGAAGTGGGCAAGCAGGTTAGTGTTGATGACTTAAACCACGGGATTATTATTCAATCTGGTAATGATGCTTGTGTTGCAATGGCCGAGCACATTGCTGGTAGCGAAAGTGCGTTTGCCGATCTGATGAATGCACATGCTGAAAAACTGGGTATGACGAATACCCACTTTATTAACAGCCATGGTTTAGATACTGATGAACATTACACCACCCCAAGAGACATGGCAACATTGGGTGCCGCGCTTATTCGTGATGTACCTGATGAATATGCTTTATACAAGAAAAAATCTTTCTCTTACAACGGTATAAAGCAATATAACCGTAACTCACTACTTTGGGATGCAAGCCTTGAAGTGGATGGCATTAAAACAGGCCACACCTCGGATGCAGGCTACAGCCTAGTTACTTCAGCGGTAAAAGATGATATGCGTCTTGTTGCCGTGGTCATGGGGACAGAGAGCGAACGTGCGCGTAAAGTTGAAAGCAAAAAATTGCTTAACTACGGCTTCCGTTTCTTTGAAACCATTACCCCTTACCAAGCTGGTGATGCTTTTGCCGATCAGCGCGTATGGATGGGTAACAAAGAAACCGTATCGCTTGGCATTATGGAAGACACTCCTATTACTATTCCACGCGGTCAAAGCAAGAACTTAAAGGCTAACTTTGAGTTAGATAAGACGCTCGAAGCGCCGCTAGCAAAAGGCACTAAAGTTGGTACTTTGTTCTTACAGCTTGAAGGTGAAGACGTAGCACAATATCCGCTGGTTACACTTGAAGAGATCCAAGAAGGTGGATTCTTTAGCAAAATCTACGACTATCTACGTTTACAGATCTCGCAATAA
- a CDS encoding septal ring lytic transglycosylase RlpA family protein: protein MTVRITLISKLVLVFALLSVLSACGSRYHIRHDKAPLREPTELEMQDAIVTNEKKSVSANRPYTVLGKRYTPISDEHGYLQEGIASWYGRKFHGYHTSNGEIFNMFDMTAAHKTLPLPSFAKVTNLDNGRSAIVRINDRGPFHDDRLIDLSYAAAYKLGYHLQGTARVKVEAITLSRESPRLTYVQVAAGSKLENIQLLAGQLKQELGLGTPITFENNLYKLRVGPITDDNQAQSLLKTLQQGQFSRAFLLYSEQEL from the coding sequence ATGACTGTTCGTATTACCCTGATTTCAAAGCTGGTTTTAGTATTTGCCCTGTTAAGCGTGCTCAGCGCTTGTGGTAGCCGTTATCATATTCGTCATGATAAAGCGCCACTGCGCGAACCTACCGAACTGGAAATGCAGGATGCCATTGTCACCAACGAAAAAAAGAGCGTGAGTGCCAACCGCCCCTACACTGTACTTGGAAAACGTTACACACCAATCTCAGACGAACATGGGTATCTACAAGAAGGCATAGCCTCATGGTACGGCCGTAAATTCCACGGCTACCACACCTCAAATGGTGAAATTTTTAATATGTTCGATATGACAGCGGCACACAAGACGCTGCCACTCCCCAGCTTTGCCAAAGTAACAAACTTAGACAACGGACGCTCAGCCATCGTTAGAATTAACGACCGAGGCCCATTCCACGACGATAGATTAATCGACTTATCTTACGCTGCTGCCTACAAGCTAGGCTATCACCTGCAGGGTACAGCGCGCGTTAAGGTCGAAGCCATTACTCTATCGCGCGAGTCTCCAAGGCTAACCTATGTGCAAGTTGCTGCTGGCAGTAAACTTGAAAACATACAGTTATTAGCAGGTCAGTTAAAACAAGAATTGGGGTTAGGCACACCCATCACGTTTGAAAACAACCTGTACAAGCTTAGAGTCGGCCCAATTACCGACGACAATCAAGCACAATCTCTACTAAAAACCTTACAACAAGGTCAATTTAGTCGTGCTTTCTTGCTTTACAGTGAGCAGGAACTTTAG